From one Desulfitibacter alkalitolerans DSM 16504 genomic stretch:
- a CDS encoding DUF6036 family nucleotidyltransferase produces the protein MSTAELELKDIIERIIIADTELEEVLQKNERIKLTILGSSAFIIKKYLNRTTRDIDVYITADKRIKEILDNNAINDRCMPIINICEGFEKRVNKVNLNLKHIEVFVLGDYDLLISKIGTGRPKDLDDIVQSGLIEKIDFNKLESIIKEELATAVNEQRLWSDVNYLKSIKK, from the coding sequence ATGAGCACAGCTGAATTAGAATTAAAAGATATAATTGAGAGAATAATCATTGCTGATACAGAACTTGAGGAAGTATTACAGAAAAATGAGAGAATAAAACTAACCATTTTAGGTTCTAGTGCTTTTATTATAAAGAAATACTTAAACAGGACAACAAGAGATATTGATGTATATATAACGGCAGATAAGCGAATAAAAGAAATATTAGATAATAATGCTATAAACGACAGATGTATGCCAATTATAAATATCTGTGAAGGGTTTGAAAAAAGAGTAAATAAGGTTAACTTGAACTTAAAGCATATAGAAGTATTTGTTTTAGGTGACTATGATCTATTGATTTCGAAAATAGGTACAGGTCGCCCAAAAGATTTAGATGACATAGTGCAATCAGGTTTGATTGAAAAAATAGATTTCAATAAACTAGAATCAATTATTAAAGAAGAGTTAGCTACTGCAGTTAATGAGCAAAGATTGTGGTCCGATGTTAATTATCTAAAATCCATAAAAAAGTAG